One Sylvia atricapilla isolate bSylAtr1 chromosome 21, bSylAtr1.pri, whole genome shotgun sequence genomic window, TCAGCCTCTGGCACCGTAACACCATGGCTGTGTGTGACATCTGGTTGGGAAACAGGAGCTCAAGTTGCAGGTACAATTCACCATACTCCCATATCCCCTGCCTCACTGCCAGCACACAGACTCCCCAAAAACAGCTCCAGTCAAGTTAGCACAGGAATATGACCAGTGCAACACGTGGGCAGAACTTATTGGCTGAATGAGTACAGCAAAACGTGCCCCAAAGCAGAGGTGGGGTAAAGAACACAAACAGCACACCTTGCACACAGCATGGTCACAGAGCTTCGTGATGGACACCAAGGGAGTGTCAGCCCTcgctgtgcccccagcccagggtcACCCTCACTGTCCCATCCCTTCCCTACATCCCACCACCACCTTGTGCCCTGACCTGCAACCACCCTGGcccccacagcctcctgctcacagctcagctctgctctccttcctAGGAGAGAGCAAAGAAATGGATAAGACAAACTGCCTCCATGGCCCTCCACGGAAAGGGACAAGAAAGACCaagggcacacagggacacacagtgAGAAGACCAGTAGCTCTATGCAGAAAGTTTCTTCCCTGATGAGGAAGGCAGCTGGCTCACAGAAGAAAACCTGTGGATCCAAGCAGATGTCTCAGGTGCCCTGGGTCATTCACCTCCAGGTCCAAGCTGGGCTGCTGAGGTAGGTGTGAATTCAAGTATGTTTGTCAATTCAATTTGCTTTCTGGGAGTCAACAAAACTCAAGCTGATGTTCcaagtatttattaaaaagtagCTGctagtggaggaaaaaaaatcaataagtAGTCCAAATAGCagatttattacatttttaacagGTAAAGGGAATTAATCTATTTTTatgaacaaaaaaggaaataggaaaGTATACTGAAGGATCCtcaattaaacattaaaatggaaacagcATATGCaatacacatttatatataaatatattggTTACATTCTTCTTAAATTGACAAAACAACATTCATTAGCAacatccaaaatatttctttgtggCAAGAGATTCATCATCCTTCACAGCAATACTGCCTCTCCGTAAGTTTCCACGACAACAATTTTAGAGCTTGGGACTAGAATAAGTATTCAACACACCATATCAAACCCAGAGCAAATGATCTGAAACTAGTTTTTATGAGATCTCAGTGAGACTTAAGGCCAGATATGCAACAAGTGGAATTGGCAGAATGTGATTTAAACTGTGGGATCTCACTGAAATCTCAAATTTGGATTGAAGCTAGATTCCCATAGGGAAACTATGACACTGCTCAGAATTCTCAGCTAAAacacatttccctttttctgtaaacaaatgCTAACAAAAATAAACTCTCTTGTACCCTGTTAACCATTTCCTAACATAAAAATAAGGAGCTGCTCGGGTAGGTTTAAAACAAGTCAATATAAAACTCCATCCTCTCCTAAGCGCTGCCTCTCTCAAAGTGCTAATGAACAGTGTTCGCTGTCTGAGGCCACATCTCCTGCTTTCCTTGGTTCATATTGCAaacctcagctccagcaggagcctCCAAACACATTGGCTGAATCAGCCCAGCCCTGGTCACCTCCCTGGGACACTCAGAGCCCTTCTGAACAGGTCGTGTCAgtgctgtgctccctgtgctgccagagccatccccaggggtctgcactgcagggagctgctcacacccaccccagcacagcaggaactTTGCCTGTGCCATGCAGAGACCCGGGCTCAGACCCTGTGGCAGAAGAGGAGCAGATCAGGTTTTGCATAGTTTGGTTGAGCAGTGACTTTGTGAGTCCTGGGGAGATGCCCtatcctgctcctgctgctcccattcCTGCCAGGTGCGGAAGGGACTCTCACAGCTTGCCTCTTCCTCTTTGGACTTGGTTTGGTTCAAATACTTGCTGGCTGTTAACTCTGGAGCCTGAATAACAAATAGTGCAAATACAAgcttaaagaataaaataatagaaaaaaacccattccaCATTACCCTCACTGAACATTCAGTTAAAAAGACAAGAATCCATAGAACGAAACCCCGGTTTTGGGGTATTTGAGATATTTGGCAAACTTGCACAACATTCTTCACGATTGCCTTAAAGCAGTATATTTCACTTGGCACTAGATGCTTCAAATTATTTGCTAATGTGATTCTAACTAACAGTGTCGTGGCTAATTGCAAATGACTTTGAAGACTAGTCATGGAACACAGGACATGTCCCTGGCGTGATGGGACAAACACTCCCTGCAGTTATGTGCCCTCAGTGCCTCTCTTATCCAAGTTTAACTCAAAATGATTTTGCTTGCATGGAATGGTGTGAATTCATCCAGGGTGGTTTTTCTGGAAGGCGAACAGACAACAGTTATTTCTGAGGGTCAAAATACCTTTATTTGGCCATGCTGAGGCAGATTAAGAGGCCAAAACAGAACTCAGTTTGATTCCTATTATGGGAGGCTGGCTgcagtgcattttaaaacaacattcATCTGAAGTGGCTGAGATGTTCAAGTTTGAAACTTCCTAAGTGCCAGGGCACCCTATAAATGCAGGGCCCCCCTTTCCACTGCAGTGACCTTCACCACATGGCAGCAGCAAAGACACTCAGTCCTCATGGAGGCTACACAGCACGCAAAGTTCTTTGGCCCGCTTCAGAAACAGATTTAATTTCTCTCAATTCCTCTTCAgcaccccccccaaaaaaaattaaaaaaaaaatcagcagaaggGACAATCAGCAGCAAGTTCgtttcagaaagcagagcaCAAATGGCTTATTCTCTTCCCTAAGGATTAGGCACACAGCCTGCTCAGGCTTTGGGGAAATCCTACAGACCTCCATCTCCAGGCGCCTACGAAGTCTGGTGCCGTTCTTTCAGGGCTCAGTGCTGGGAACTAGTCCTGCTTTGACTGGAAGCAAAGAGGGAAGGCTGCAGGtctggagcaggggcagggctgcctgctgTCCCCGTTAGACCCCCAGGGCTCAGACCcacccctctccctgctgtgccactCACACACCGGCATCAAGGCAGTTGTGCTAACCTGAAGGAGCAATTGCACCAGGGGAGCCTTACCTGTTGATTTAATGGGATTGTTTCAAAGCAGGATGCACGTGTTTAAAGCCATAAAGAGATGAATTCACAACGAAGCTAAGGAAGCAAAGAAGTTATCTCTACAGACAGCTGCCGTCACACACATCCCTTTCATACTCCATTAAAGAAACAGCCTTATCTTTGCCCATGTGCTTATGTCTAGTGTGATACTGGCCTCCTCAGCACTTCACGGCAATGTTTCCAATGATACAGACAGCACAGTCCAGGCTTTAACAGAACTGATGCATAATTATGCTTAAGTAGCTTTCGTCTCCCCACGAGTTAATTACAGTTCTGTACGtgaataaaatgagaaaaaaaaaatctcctttttctctcGTCAGCAAATTCATGTTCTATGATGGGCAAAAGGAGGGATTTTTGGAACAAACACTgccttcccttctgcttttgtCTGCAAGTATAAATGTTACTAGAACTTAAAAGTCGCAATCTGCGTTACACAGATGGGACTCTGCTATGTTCATCATTTTATTGTGATGTTCATGTAGCAGTGGCTTTTGAAAGATGTTTGGAATGACTGCTGGCCATGACAGGATACTGCCTAAATTAGAATCAGGCTCCAAGTATCTCACTGCAATTAGATTATGTCATATGTCATATACTTACTCATGGCCTGGGAAGGAGAGTGCAAGGGTACTTAATGTCTGTAGATACTCAATTAAAATGAGTGCATCAGACACACACTGGTCTGGCTTCTGCCTGCCTCACATCAAGGCCAGGCTAGCTCCTAAAccttaagaagaaagaaaaaggaaaacacacaccATGTCCATACATACCGCACCTGCTGGCTAATACCTCTCTGTTATCTATACCTGGTTTCCTatctaaaatgtaaaaaagcCATGCAGTTTACACTTTGTTTGATACAGTTCGGGTTAAGTTAACGCTAGAAAAATagaattcagagggaggggagaaaggtTTGTGTGTAATAAATGGCAATTTTGCTGTCTCTTGAAGGTTGCATTTCAAGCATAACTGCATTTCTCCATGCACTCTGAACGCTTCCTTTTCCGAGTATTGGCATGCTTGTGGCAAGAGCAACCAAACCAATTAATTAGGCACACAGTGAAAgatgacataaaaaaaaataaaataaaagatcagTCATTTCCGCTCTGAAAATCCTTACTCAAAGTGTTGATGTCACAGCGATAAGCTAAGCATGAAAGGTTGCAGACTCCTTCCTTGCATGAGGGCAACTCCAACTGTGCAATGCACACAGCTAGAAAGGCtcttatatattatatatacaaCTGTAATCCAGAATAAATAGTACTGTCCTGACTCATAGGTGTATTTCAGCGtggttgttgttggttgttATGGCTGGAGAGTGCTTGCTTTTCATCCCTTCTGTCCCGCCCTTGGATACATCAATGAACAGCAGCCTGGGAGTCCACAGTGTCAGCAATATCCTTTTGTATTCCTTTCGAAAATTCTGGTTAAGAAGCCCATAGATCACAGCATTGAGGCAGCTGTTAAAATACGCCATAAAATAGCTCAGGACAAAAAGCCATTCTGGAATGTGTGGCTGCACTTTTGAAGGATTAATTGAAACAGCGAGGCCAATAAAGTTTAATGGTCCCCAGCACACGGCGAAAAGgacaaaaaccacaaacataGTCAAGAAGTTTCGGATGTCAGCTGCCCTGAGTTTCTGCTTGCAGTCTTGCCTCACCCTGTGCTTGACCTGGATCACCAAAATCCAGATCCTCAGGTAGCAAAACGTCACGACGGAGAGGGGGACGATGAAGTGAACCACCACCACCGTGATGGTGTACGACGTGCTCACCGTCTGCGCAAAGGTGCACGAGTAAATCCGGGGGTCGTACTGCAAGGAGCCAACAAAGAAGTTGGGCACGATTGCCACCACGGTGAGCACCCAGGTCAGGCAGAGATAGCAGCAGGTGTTCTTCAGGTTGAAGAGCTTGTCGTACCGCAGGCTGTGGCAGATGTAGCAGTAGCGGTTGATGGCGATGGCCGTGATGTTGAAAATGGACCCGATGACACTTAAGCCCATCAGGAACCCACTGATCTGGCAGTGGACGTTTCCCATGGTCCATCCATTGTGGAAGATGGCACTCAAGATCAGAGGGTAGGGATAAACTGCAACCACGAGGTCTGCAACGGACAGGCTGACAACGAAGATGTTGCCTGCAAACAAAGGAGAAATCGTGAGAGGTTAGCGTAGGTCCAGATGGACAACTCAACTCAAAATTCCTCCTCTTTAGGCCCAAGTCTTCTTATGGGCTCCACTCTACTCTCCACTCGGAATCTGAAACCctagaaaataagattttgctCCACTAGTGACAGCAATGGAGAGTAACAAGGCATGATTGACCTGCATGCTCCTCCATAGGAACAGTCTACACCAGAAGTGTCACCCTTAACTTGGCTGTAGCTGGGAGTCAGGTACCTGCTGTCCTCTAAGCTGTGTAGGAGAGAAGGATTTTGTTCTCCTTGTTAATCAGCCAGCCTGACTCCCTCTGACCATCACGGGCCAAAGGAGTACAGTAGgcaggtttgttttcagtggtTTATTATTTCACTGACACCAGTTGCACAGGAAAGGTCTCTTGCTCTTTTGCATGTAAGCAGGTATGCATTCACCAGAATTCCTGCACTGCTCATGCTAAGGGTTGTGTGTTCTTCAAGGAACCATGGTGCAGCCAGCCTTGATGTGCTGATCTTATTTGGtatattttcctgttcttttaaTGTTAAAGTTGTCCAGTTCAGTATGGAAGGTTAGCCACTTCTTCACCGTCTGGTCCTAGGCAGAGAATGTGATGAATAAGCTGCAGTCAGCCATTTCTGCAGAGTTTGTGCTGCAGGTTGTTCATTTAGGCTCTTACAACAGAGAGTTGAGAGTCTCTGcaagtataaaataatttaagccTTATTGGATTGAAAATGCTGCATTGTGTGGGGCAACACCTGCCAGCTCCACTGTGAGGGTCAACAATGACCTTCTAACAGCACTTACTGCTCATTTCATGAGTCTGgtgtatttttacagttttccaGTCAGCACAGAGGATTGCATTAAGAAAAAGAGACCAGAGGTCTTGTGGGAACTAGTGTGACTACAGGACTAGCTGTCATGTTGAAAAGGACATCTGTCAATACTTAGCACTTTGTGGCCTTTCAGCAGGAGCTCAACACTCCAGTCAGAGGACAGCACACTAGAAAAAGCAGTTGATTTTCCTAACTCTGCAACTTTCAGGTGTATCTGCAacagtgggaaggaaaatattacCAGACAGCAGATATATGTACACACAGAGAGAGTACATATAGAGAACAGAGTTATATGTGACACATGTAAGGTGTCAACACCTGTGGCCCTATGTGATACAGACAACATCCCACCCAACTGATCACACCTGCACCTTCTTTTCAAACCCTCATATCCTGCTGTCCAGTGGAgtagatatatattttttaaaatcaccaaaaagagatatttttgtgCAGTATTGCTGAAAGGACTCTTACATCTCGATTCAACCAGGTCGCAAGCTTTAGCACTTGGAAAAGACACCCAAGGGCTGCTGGAAGGTTGCATTACCACTGCAGTTGGGTCATGGTTGTGTTTGTGCCAACAAAAACTATTAGGACAAGTCAACAGGTCATATCAGGCCACTTCATGCTGACTGGAAAGCAGTCCAGACTGCACAATAGCCCCTGGCAGTGTGGAGCTCAGGCAGCTGACACAGATTGTCACTTAAAAGTAAGTATTAGCAGAGGTCATGTGAAGTGCTAAAACCCTTTTAGAGAGAAATTTAACATACACAGGTTTaccacagcacacagctctggcgTCTGCTGGGcctcagtgctgctttcttGTTGATTTAATAACTTACTGAGagccttttaaaatgcagttacTGAACCTGGTCCCCCAGATAATTAATTCCATTTATGCCCATTGTCAAGGGCAGAACCAACTGTGGCCAGGTTTAGTGATGCTGCAGGCACCCCAGAGAGGGAATGCTCTTCTGCAGCAAAACTTTCACTCACTCAATCAAAAATACGCAttttaacaaaaggaaaatatgccCCCAGCACATTTTTGGAAACCTTTTCTAAAACAATTTTCAAGAGAGtgaaacagagacagagaagtATCAGCAATCCAATTTAGGAGACTTGCAGAGGATGCTGGAGACAGACTCCACTAACTGGACCACGACTCTCCCTCTTCACCAGACCTGTCCTACTTAGATACACATTTATACACAGGCAGCCAGAAAGCAAATCTCTGCCTTTGCTGGGCATGAAAGAGACACATTCAACATCCAGTTCCAAACCAGGCAGAGCAGAACAAAGCTGAATATTCCCTACTTAAAACACCACATCCGTGGATTTAATCCAAAGCTTAGAAAAATCATTGGGAAAATTACTACTCTCACTtcactgccagctgctggaaTAAATAAGCCATTTCTGCTGGTGTTTCTTAACCAACCTGAATATTtgaaaggaagtaaaaatacaaggaaaaaaaatctataaaaataatctgcacAGGACGAACTTTCATAGTTTGGATTCAATCCAGGAGCACAGTATTGTGTATATTATTTTGACACAACTTCAttgcagggagaaaatgagATGGTTTTATCAAGAAAGGAATAATCTCCTCCTCCACTCAGGGAGGAAACTGGTGCAGTCTCACCTCTCCTATCCACCAGCAGATCCATGGCCCAGGCAGGTGCTGGGTGCCTGGAAATACAGCCAGAAAGTATTTTATCACTCAGTACTATTTCACAGAAACAAACGCTTCTGGCAGTTTATGTGGGAATGTGCTCAACTTCACCCTTTTCTTCTGGTGAGATGCAGGGGCAAGTCAGATCCATAAAACATCCACTTGCAGGTCAGTTCTGGAAATCAGTGCATTTTTAATGGCTGAGTTCTGAAAAGAGGGGACACATGGCATGCCACCAAAGCAGAACATGCCCTTCAAAGTGTGGGAACTGGCTATTGGCTAATTATTAAAACAGGAGTAATCTGAGTTAAACattgctgcagctttgcagtCCCTGGTTTGCTGTGAGACCACCGtgtgctgagccctgcaccAACAGCTTTGTCTTTCCCTCTGCAGGATGAGGTTGGACCCTCCTTCCCAAAGACTCTGCAGAATGGAAACCCATCTAATAAAAGGCTTTTAGGGAAGGTAAAGAATAGTCTCCTGCCAATgatcttcattattttttttatttttacattttcccaCTATAAAACAAAGGAGTCTGGCCCATAAATAATACCAGCAGGGCTTTATCTCCAATTTTAATTTATCTGCTTCTGTAACACTATTTTCAGAtgtatctttttctctttgttgtcATATGACTGTAGTTCCTTATTAGTTTTCACATTTTCCgtccctttttaaaattctacttATTATAAACTGGCTCATGTGCCACTGTGCTCCACCCTCCACTTCCAGAGTCACACATGAAGAGGCAGCAATGGTGGAGAAAGGCAAGTGCAACTCTGGTAATACAGACTTGTCCACATGTTCAGAAAAACTATAAATTCTTTTACCTTACAGAAGCCCAAAACAAAGCTACAGATTACAGAGGTACAATACACTGTTCACAGTGTAACCCACActtgtttaggaaaaaaaaaaaatccccagctcCAAACAACTCgaagcccagctgcagagcagattAAAGGCACGTGCAAGTGATGCAAAAGGGAATTTATCCCAGAACATCTCGTGCTCTAGCACTTCTTTGagtttcccctctgctcccatAAATCTATTTCTGCCCACTCCAGCAGTCTGCTCCTGTACTCCAGCAGTCCCCTGGCCCTACCTCTTATTCTGCCTGGATTATCCAACAACACAGGTTATCTGAGGACTCATTGTCAAACCCTGGCTCTAGGAAACGTGGAAATACCCTCAATGAATCCTACAAATCAATAAACCACGTGTGCAAAAAGTCTTGGCTGGcaggctgccccagcagcacctgccttTCATCCAAACAGGTATTGTTCTACAGAGATTAACTGAGCATCACTGTACAAACACCAGGGTCACTGGCACTGCCTGCCTCAAGAGGCTGTTGGAAATCCCCTGGAGTCCAAGCTCCAGTTGCACAgatccagcctctccctgcttttcccacacagcagctgtgggctgtCCTTTGCAGGCTGTGGTTTACATATCCTCAATCCAGAACCAGGGTTGAAAGGTGAGGCGGGGGGAGAaggagataaaatattttttctgaaattgtcACTTTTTGTACAACTCAAAGTGTCCAAACACCCAAACCTCTTGTTTCTTTGTTATTCATACAAAGTTCTTTTACATTCCCTGCTGAAGTATTACAGAACTACAGAACTGTTCCCTTCAGGTGACCAAGACAGAGATGTGAtgctgttgtacaccacaacgacacaaGAAGGCAGCTGAAAACTTCAGCCTTTccaacttcagaaggctgaaaatgactcctttatttttgggatgtgtctcccttttacaCTATTTTACACAGgccaatctgattggtgacacaaagacaaacctcttcactcccattggtcagagcagaaggacatcaagaagtccctcctaggaaaagaatgtaaacatAGGTACAGTTGCAAAAACacttctcctgtttacagaaaattccccaggaaaggaatttcagaaaactagaACACCTCAGGCACGAACCAGGGGCTACAGAGATGCTCAGTGCAGCCTGAAGTTAGCACTGCTACACCCAGTGCTGTATCTGAATTGTCCTGAGTGACAGGATTTGCACCAAAGCAGAAACACAGTTGTGTGCATCAGCTTCTGCTCACCTGGAACAGCCTGGCTCCAAGTCAGCCTGctgtccaggctgctgcttccctcccagcccctgtgctgggaTTTGGGTTGCTCCcaagtgcccagcacagcattctgaggcaaacaaaaccacacacagcAGTTTCAAAGGCAGCAAGTGAGAGGCTGACCCATGAGCACAATGGATGAGTGCCACGGGGCTCAATGCATGAGCAGTCACCTTGCTGTTCCAAGCTCTTCCCAGCAGTGAGATCAGCCCCTGGTGCCTGTCCAGCTTCTGCCAGATTAACTGACAGCTGTAGAAAAGCAGGTCTAAAACCTGTATGGATAAAAACGTGCTAAGATACACAAtaacagaattacagaatcaaagaattaactaggttggaaaagacctttaagatcatcaagtccaacctagGACCTAACACCTCCTCATCAAccaaaccatggcactgagtgccacacctaatctttttttaaacacctccagggatggtgactccaccacctcccaggGCAGATGATTGCAGCACCCAAGCACTCTttcagggaaggatttctttctaACATCTAACCTGAacttcccttggtgcagcttaaggcTGTGTCATCTTGTTCTTTCAgttgttgcctgggagaagcGACCAACCCcatctgagcacagccacctgtCAGGGAGTTGCAGAGAGTGACAGGGTCACTCCcgagtctccttttctccaggataaacacccccagctccctcagattCCTCACGgggtttgtgttccagcccctcaccagcctcgtggcctcctctggatgtgctcaagggTCTCAATGTCCTTtctaaactgagacacccagaggtggacacagccctcagtgtccttcccaaactggacacagcactcagtgtccaccttaaactgagacacccagagctggacacagcactcaaggtgtggcctgagcagtgctgagtacagagtCCTCCTACCTTCCAGCACATTgacacacactcccagcttggtgccatctgcaaatttactgatAGTGGACTTAATCCCTctcatccagatcatcaatGAAGATACTAAACAAAATGCTGAAAGCTTATTGGTGCAACTGGTGTTTGCAGTGACTTCTTGCTACTATAATTATACTATAAACCACAGCTTATAATAAAGAGAATCTTAAACTTTATGTTTGTTCATTCAGGTTTTATGAAAAAATCAACAGACTCTACTATCAGATCTTCCAGATAAATGGGATTTAAGACACCCATCAGCCTCAGAGACATATATATAATGAGGTTCAGTAAACAATTTAACAGGCCATGACTGTAAAGCAAGCCTCTGATGACCACTTACCATAATCTAATACTCTCTGTTTAACCTTCCAAAGCTTATGCTCactgcaaaacagaaacaaaatgtacTATTTGCTCCAAGCAAAAAAATAGTCATAAAAAGCTTCATTCAGCATGCAACAGGACTCTTTATTAGCTGTGATAGcctctttttcctgtttgtttttaccTGCCACTTGCTGTGTGATTGCTTGTATGTCACTAATTTTCAGCCTGCAGATGTGAAGTGTGTGCTCAGTCCTGCAAACTAAGTGGCAGttcacagaaaatgctttcagatcaattttcttcctttttacgGCATAAAGATACCACTGAGCGTGTGCAATGGCATTGATCCTGAACTGCTGTGATCAAATGGATAACAAGCATTTATGTCACAAATTCCAAAGGGTCAGTCCTGGGGAGGACAATATTTACCCCATAAAAGTGCATTAAGAACCATCCTTTTGCAGGGGAGTGTGACCCATTGCACTGATCCTACAAGCTCCTGGATTCCAGAACACTGTGAACACCACAGGCAGTGACACAGGAGGAATCTCAGACTGTTGTCATCTCTTTCCACCATTCTGATAAGCACTGATTTATCTAATTGTGACAGCCCAGTGTATACTTACCCACTCTGACAACTGAAAATGTTTGACAGGGGAGAACAAGTGAAAATCAGCAAAATTCTCACTGAGATCcaggcaaaaagaaagaaaaaaaaaatttgttgttCAATTCATTAATCCATAAATTATAATTGAGGATGTTATTTGTGTATTTAGGGAGTATGTTCAAAGAGAGGAATaaacaagagaaaggaaaaggcattcAATTAATTATCTGTTATCATTACTCCATTAGCATTCAGAGGGGGATAAAGTGTGGTTTCCTGCAGTTAAACAGACAGTGCAGTTGGGCTGTCAGCTGCTCTCAGATCCTGACTGTGCTGTAAAAAATGATACACAGGGTAATAACAAGAAGGGCAGGAGGTATTGCCAACCCACAGCATTCTTAGGATATATGATTAGACAATGTGGAAATATCCAATTCAAGGATATTATGAAAGTCCTAAAAAATGCATGAAACTCCAGAATAATTTAACTCCTGGAAACAATCCTTTGATCTCAGCACAACCATGAAGCCAGAAAACAGCACTATGCTATGGGCTACCAACTTTTATCTggtttatatattatatattatctGGTTTGCTGGCATCATTCCCtatgggaaaagcaaaactgtggGCACTtagagctgctccctgccttgtgccagccctgctgatgCACACACCAAGGCCAAGTCAATAAAACAAActctccccctcctctgctttcctgtgaCCAGCCACTTTGGCACAGCTTTGGCACCAGTGGCACCATGAGCCTGCTCACCAGTACATCACTGGAGCTGTAAAAGCTACTCTTCCCTCTGGGCCTctgagaaaggaggagaaaaacagtaTTCACTGTTTTAAATACACAGTATTTACTGGAGAAGAAAGGGCCAGCCCCGCAGGGCTTCAATGACATTTGTTATGCACCACATATTGTCTTGGCTGATGGCTGAAGAGTTGCTTACATGGCCAGGTAAAGGACTGGATTACTGGATTTTAGACTTTTAAGACATGACTTTCTAATTGTCTCGCTGCCAAAACCTACTTGAGCCATGCCTTCAGCCACCCTAACTCAGTGCAGGGAAGGGCAATAGCTGGCAGTGTTCACACCCCCGAGACTCACCATTTTCATTTGGCTAAGACCAGCCAGATTCACAGCCTTAGCTGAGCTCAGAAGTCAGTGGAAATGAGCTAGAAATTAGAGAACAGCCCTGTTACCATGATTTCATCTCTTTCCTTAGATCACTTACCACTACACAGCAAGCAATGTAAAGGGgagcatttttctcctgctgttacACAAACGGTAGCTGGACATTCACTCTCAAATgagttaaaattatttaattatgtcTTCTTCT contains:
- the GPR50 gene encoding melatonin-related receptor, translating into MGNVHCQISGFLMGLSVIGSIFNITAIAINRYCYICHSLRYDKLFNLKNTCCYLCLTWVLTVVAIVPNFFVGSLQYDPRIYSCTFAQTVSTSYTITVVVVHFIVPLSVVTFCYLRIWILVIQVKHRVRQDCKQKLRAADIRNFLTMFVVFVLFAVCWGPLNFIGLAVSINPSKVQPHIPEWLFVLSYFMAYFNSCLNAVIYGLLNQNFRKEYKRILLTLWTPRLLFIDVSKGGTEGMKSKHSPAITTNNNHAEIHL